From the Saccharomonospora marina XMU15 genome, the window GGGCACGATCCGCGCTCGCACGTCGAACACCGTCGTCACGAGTTCTTCGGTTACGACGTCGACGGGCGCGCCGGTGGCGACGACCGCACCGGCGCGCAACGCGACGAGATGGTCCGCGTAACGGCTTGCCTGATTCAGATCGTGCAGCACCATCACCACTGTCCGACCATGGTCTCGGTTGAGCCGCCGCACGAGTTCCAGCACGTCGATCTGATGCGCGATGTCGAGGAAGGTGGTGGGCTCGTCGAGCAGCAGCCACGGCGTGTTCTGGGCGATGACGAGCGCCAGCCAGGCCCGCTGCCGCTGCCCCCCGGACAGCGTGTCGACGGGTTCGTCGGCCAGGTCGGCGAGATCGGTCGAAGCCAGGGCCGCGAGCAGGGCTTTCTCGTCCGCTTCTGACCATTGCCGCCACACCGAGGTGTGTGGCGTGCGACCGCGCCGGACAAGGTCTCGCACCGTGATGCTTTCCGGCGTGGTCGGCGCCTGCGGCAACAGGCCCAGCTTCCTCGCGACATCCCGGGTACGCATCCGGTGGACATCCCGACCGTCCAAAAGCACCTGTCCGCCGGACGGCCAGAGCAGCCGCGCCAGCGTGCGCAGCAGCGTCGACTTGCCCGAGCCGTTGGCGCCGATGACGGCTGTCACCGCACCTGCAGGCAGTTGGAGGTCGAGTTGCTCGATCACCATCCGGTCGGCGCCGTACCCGACGCGCAGCCGTTCGGCTCGCAGGCTCGACGCAGCGGCCACGGAAAGTTGCTGATCGAGGCCTTCCGAGGTCCTGGTCATCGACCACCTCCGGTACGAACCACCAGCCACAACAGGTATGGGGCGCCGACCAGAGCTGTCACCGCGCCCGCGGGAAGCTCGGTGCCGGGGACCAGCAGCCTGGCGACGAGGTCCGCCGCGAGCAGCACGACCGCACCCACCAACGCGGACGCGATCAGCGGAATCCCCGAGGTGCCGACGATCCTGCGAGCCAGCTGCGGTGCCAGCAAAGCGACGAAGTTGACCGGCCCCGCGGCGGCCACGGCGGTACCTGTCAGGGCGAAAGCGACGGCGAAGGACGCGACCTGGGTCCGCGCGACGGCAACGCCCAGTGTGGCCGCGGCCGGTTCACCGAGCGCAAGCACGCTCAGCCGCCTGCCGAGCAGCAGTGCGCTCGGCAGCAACACGGCGAGTGCGAGTCCTACCCCGGCAACGTGTTCCCAGCCGCGACCGTGCAGGCTTCCGACCAGCCATACGGCCGCCTTCGTGGCCTGGTCCACGTCGCCGGTCGTCAAGCTCCAGTGCACCAGCGCGATGAAGGCGGCGTGGCACACGATGCCCACGAGCACGACCCGCTGCGTGCTGAACGTCGCGCCCGCACCACCTCGCCCGCGCAGACTTGCCACACCCAGGACGACGACCGCGGCGAGGAACGCACCGATGACCGCCCCGACGGGCAATCCGATCCTGGACAGTTCGGCGGCCGCGCCCCCATAGCCGACCGTCCCACCGCCGAAAGCCAACAGCACGATCACGGCGCCGAAACTGGCGCCTGCGGTCACCCCGATCACGTCGGGAGCCGCGATCGGGTTGCGCGTCACCGACTGCACGATCGCACCGGAGAGCCCGAGTGCGGCGCCGACCAGCACGGCCACCGCCACGCGCGGCAGGCGGAAGCGCTGGACGATCAGCGTGGTCGCGCTGTCGGCCTCACCGAGGAGTCCGCCGAGCACCTGCGCTAGCGGGATCGTCCGGGTTCCGACGGCGATGGCCAGCACGCAAAGCACGAGTAGCAGCCCCAGCAGCGCCGAGCCGAGCAGCAAGCCGCGCGGATGGATGAGCACGCTGAGGGCTCCCCTGCGCGACCGGCCGACCAGTGCGGGGCCCGAGCGGGCGAAGGACGTCGAGGCGGTACTCACAACACCGCTCCCGCGAGTTTGGCCCGCCGCACCAGCAGCAGCACGACCGGAGCGCCGACAACCGCCGTGACCACGCCGACCTGGAGTTCACCCGGCCGCACGACCACCCGCCCGACCACATCGGCCGCGACGAGCAGCGTCGCACCGAGCACGGCCGCGTAGGGCAGCAGCCAACCGTGCCTCGGCCCGGTGAGCGCGCGGGCGGCGTGCGGCACCACCAGCCCGACGAAACCGATCGGACCGGCCGCGGCGACAGCGGTGGACGTCAGCAGGATGACACCGAGGCCTGCGACGAGTCGGGTTCGGCCGACCCGGATGCCGATGCCACGCGCCACGTCGTCACCGAGTGCCAATGCGTCGAGTCCCCGTGCGGCCACGCCGGTGAGCGCCAATCCGGCGAGTAACACCGGCGCGATGGTGGTGAGGGTGGGGCTCCCGCGCCCCGCGAGTGCACCCACCAGCCAGAACCGGTACTCGTCGAGGGTCTGGGCGTCCAGCAGGACCAGCACGGAGATGACCGCCACGATCATCGCGGACATCGAAAGGCCCACCAGGGCAAGCGACGCCGGTGCCATACCGGCGCGGCCGTAGCCTGCCAGCGACAGCACAGCGCCACCGACGACGGCCGCGCCCACGCTGGCGGCAAGCAGCTGTGTCGCCAGGGTCGTGATGCCGAACGCGAAGGTGCCGACCACGATCGCCAGCGCCGCACCGGCCGACACACCCAGCAGCGCCGGATCGGCCAGCGGGTTGCGGGTGATGCCCTGGGCGAGCGCGCCGCCGACGCCCAGCGCGGCACCGACCAGCACCCCCAGCAACGTTCTCGGAATGCGCTGCTCCCACACGATGATCGCCGCGTCGCTCCCGTCGCGCCGCAGAAGCGCATGCAGCACATCGGTCAGTGGCACGGCGCGGCTACCGAGTGCGAGGCCGAACAGCACCGCGGCCGCGAGTAGCAGCAGCGCGACGAGCAGACCGATGGCCGGCCGGCCGAGTGATCGCGCCCCCGCCTCTGACATGCGGACTAATGTAAGGCATACCTAACTGGCACGGAACCAGTCGCCGACCGTCCTCGCTGTGACACTCAGCGCATTGACTGGACCAGCCATCGTTAGCTTAGTCTTACCTAAGTTCGGGACAACCGAGCCTAGGGAGCACCGTGAGGGCCGAAACCGCTGCGGAAGCCGCCTGCCCCGATCTCGGCTACGGCACTCGGCAGGCAAGTACGGCGGTGGCCTGATGGACACTCCGCCCGGCCTGCCAAGCAACCGCGCGATTCCCGTGCTGTGGTTCGGCCAGTTCGCCGCCGTGGCGGGACTGACCATCGTGGTCCCGCTGCTCCCGTTCTACCTTTCGGATCTCGGAGTCACGGCCGTGGCCGTGCCGTGGTGGACCGCGGTCGCGCTGGCCGCGCCCGCGGTGACCCAGCTGATCACCGCGCCGCTGTGGGGGATGGTTGGTGACCGGTACGGGCACAAGGTCATGGTGGTGCGCGCGCACGCCGGGCTGGCACTCGCGGTCGGTTTGATGGCCCTGGCCGACGGTCCCGGCGAGTTCCTGGCCTACCGCCTCCTGCAAGGCGCATGCGGCGGGGTGGTGAGTTCGACGGCCAGCTACGTCAGTTCGCTTTCCGCACCCGACAGGCGGGGCCGCGCGCTGGGCGGGCTGTTCGGCGCCACCGCGGCAGGCTCGTTGCTCGGGCCTCTGGTCGGCAGCGTGCTCGCCGGGCAGTTCGGCTTCGAAGCGCTGTTCGGCTGTGTCGCCGCGCTGCTGCTGGCCTCCGCCTGCCTGGCACTGCTCGTGCTGCCCCACGCACCTGTGGCAGCGCCGCGACGTGGCGGCGGCCGATCGGAGCGGGCATTGCGAGAAGTAGCGGCGCGGCTGCTGGGCAACCGGTACAGCCGCTCGATCCTGCTGGCCGGCCTCCTCGCACAGGCAGCCATCTACGCACTGGTCGTGGTTTTCGCCCCGCGAGTGCAGCAGATCACCAGTTCAGTGGCATCCGCGACGATGTGGGTGGGAGCGTTGCAGGCGGTCACGTGGGCGGCGTCGCTGCCGGGCGGGCTGTGGTGGGGCAGGCGCAACGACCGGCACTCGGTACACGCCGGCTTCGCGATCGCGACCGCGTGCTGCGGTGTGGCCGTCGGCCTGCAGGCGCTGCCAACCACCCCGGAGATGTTGCTGCCGTTGCGGTTGGCCCAGGGATTCTGCTTCGCCGCACTCGCCCAGTCCGTGCTCCACGTGGCAGCCGCGGTGATACCCGCCGAAACGCGCGGCACCGCGGTGGGCCTGGCGAGCGGGCTGCTCGACCTGGGGCAGGTTGGTGGGCCCGTGCTGGGCGCGCTGGCCGTCAGCCTGCTGTCCGCTTCAGGCGCCTTTCCCGTCATCGCAATCCTGCTGACAGCGGCGGCAGGCCTTGCCCTGTCGGGCACCCGGCAGCGGGACCGGACCGCCCTGGCGGCCCCGCTGCTGACCGAGGCGAACCGTTGAAACGCGATGCAGGCCTTTTCGGTTGGTGGACACAAACCTTTGGTTGTCGCAGGCCCAGCTCGGCGCGACCTCCTCGGGCACGGTTCGCCGTGACCTCGCCGACCACCGCGCTGCCCTCGAAGGACCGGTCGGCAGCGACAGTCAGGCGACCAGTCCAGGCGCTGCCGTCGACGCCCGCGACCGGGGATCCGCGACACCGTCGGCGCGGATCGCCTCTCACAGTGTCCGCGGTTCAGAGGGTCGCCTCCCCAGCTGATGCGTGCCGCGAGCGCCCAGGAATCGCGACGCTCGCAATGATGGTTGCCGCGATCGCTGCGATCGAAGCGGCGAGG encodes:
- a CDS encoding MFS transporter; the encoded protein is MDTPPGLPSNRAIPVLWFGQFAAVAGLTIVVPLLPFYLSDLGVTAVAVPWWTAVALAAPAVTQLITAPLWGMVGDRYGHKVMVVRAHAGLALAVGLMALADGPGEFLAYRLLQGACGGVVSSTASYVSSLSAPDRRGRALGGLFGATAAGSLLGPLVGSVLAGQFGFEALFGCVAALLLASACLALLVLPHAPVAAPRRGGGRSERALREVAARLLGNRYSRSILLAGLLAQAAIYALVVVFAPRVQQITSSVASATMWVGALQAVTWAASLPGGLWWGRRNDRHSVHAGFAIATACCGVAVGLQALPTTPEMLLPLRLAQGFCFAALAQSVLHVAAAVIPAETRGTAVGLASGLLDLGQVGGPVLGALAVSLLSASGAFPVIAILLTAAAGLALSGTRQRDRTALAAPLLTEANR
- a CDS encoding FecCD family ABC transporter permease translates to MSTASTSFARSGPALVGRSRRGALSVLIHPRGLLLGSALLGLLLVLCVLAIAVGTRTIPLAQVLGGLLGEADSATTLIVQRFRLPRVAVAVLVGAALGLSGAIVQSVTRNPIAAPDVIGVTAGASFGAVIVLLAFGGGTVGYGGAAAELSRIGLPVGAVIGAFLAAVVVLGVASLRGRGGAGATFSTQRVVLVGIVCHAAFIALVHWSLTTGDVDQATKAAVWLVGSLHGRGWEHVAGVGLALAVLLPSALLLGRRLSVLALGEPAAATLGVAVARTQVASFAVAFALTGTAVAAAGPVNFVALLAPQLARRIVGTSGIPLIASALVGAVVLLAADLVARLLVPGTELPAGAVTALVGAPYLLWLVVRTGGGR
- a CDS encoding ABC transporter ATP-binding protein; this encodes MTRTSEGLDQQLSVAAASSLRAERLRVGYGADRMVIEQLDLQLPAGAVTAVIGANGSGKSTLLRTLARLLWPSGGQVLLDGRDVHRMRTRDVARKLGLLPQAPTTPESITVRDLVRRGRTPHTSVWRQWSEADEKALLAALASTDLADLADEPVDTLSGGQRQRAWLALVIAQNTPWLLLDEPTTFLDIAHQIDVLELVRRLNRDHGRTVVMVLHDLNQASRYADHLVALRAGAVVATGAPVDVVTEELVTTVFDVRARIVPDPVAGSPLVVPVGRAT
- a CDS encoding FecCD family ABC transporter permease; the encoded protein is MSEAGARSLGRPAIGLLVALLLLAAAVLFGLALGSRAVPLTDVLHALLRRDGSDAAIIVWEQRIPRTLLGVLVGAALGVGGALAQGITRNPLADPALLGVSAGAALAIVVGTFAFGITTLATQLLAASVGAAVVGGAVLSLAGYGRAGMAPASLALVGLSMSAMIVAVISVLVLLDAQTLDEYRFWLVGALAGRGSPTLTTIAPVLLAGLALTGVAARGLDALALGDDVARGIGIRVGRTRLVAGLGVILLTSTAVAAAGPIGFVGLVVPHAARALTGPRHGWLLPYAAVLGATLLVAADVVGRVVVRPGELQVGVVTAVVGAPVVLLLVRRAKLAGAVL